One region of Gossypium raimondii isolate GPD5lz chromosome 6, ASM2569854v1, whole genome shotgun sequence genomic DNA includes:
- the LOC105773916 gene encoding ABC transporter F family member 2 — protein MVLSTKLHRFDLRSTFFTSPCPSFTPNSSSLVSPKTFKFRPTKITAQVSTLSVETSVKDPESDIESLFSSNTEEIDRKRFNKQSNAGASGISSGVKLENISKSYKGVTVSKDVSWEVKKGEKIGLVGVNAAGKTTRLRIITGQEEPDSGNVIKAKSNMKNAFLNQEFEVSMSRTVREEFLSAFKEEMEISDWLERVQKAIEGATEDLELMGMLLDEFDLLQRRAQAVNLDEVDAKVRKLMPELGFSPEDSDSSGLHFLSTTRRKQNLFAPPISNKLIHPPLLHAPPLLPSISRINGKMKACCRAISTTYPMAITSRFNPCFITKVAEPNADLIGDEDDVLQDPNTLSHLKTELLQQLKGINRGIFGVPSSKKSDVEALVKLLESHNPTPDPILNLEKVGGCWKLLYSTITILGSKRTKLGLRDFITLGEFFQIIDIEKSKAVNVIKFNARGLKLLNGKLTIEASFKIASKSRVDVSYDNSTVTPDQLLNVFSKNYDVLLAIFNPDGWLEITYVDDTMRIGRDDKENIFILERSEEDTV, from the exons CCAAGTTTCCACTCTCAGCGTTGAAACCTCCGTTAAGGACCCAGAAAGCGACATTGAATCACTGTTTTCCTCCAATACAGAAGAAATTGATCGGAAACGTTTCAACAAGCAATCCAATGCCGGTGCTTCGGGTATTTCCTCCGGTGTAAAGCTTGAAAACATTAGCAAGAGCTATAAAGGAGTAACTGTTTCGAAAGATGTGAGTTGGGAAGTGAAAAAAGGCGAGAAAATTGGACTGGTTGGAGTAAATGCAGCAGGGAAAACGACCCGGTTGAGAATTATAACGGGACAAGAAGAACCCGATTCGGGGAACGTTATAAAGGCCAAATCAAACATGAAAAATGCATTTTTGAACCAAGAATTTGAGGTTTCGATGAGCAGGACGGTGAGGGAGGAGTTTTTGAGTGCTTTTAAAGAAGAAATGGAGATTTCTGACTGGTTAGAGAGGGTACAGAAGGCGATAGAAGGGGCTACCGAGGATTTGGAGTTGATGGGAATGCTTTTGGATGAGTTTGATTTGTTGCAGAGGAGGGCTCAGGCTGTGAATTTGGATGAGGTTGATGCTAAGGTTAGAAAGTTGATGCCAGAGCTTGGGTTTTCCCCCGAGGATTCCGATAGCTCTGggcttcattttctttccacaACACGAAGGAAACAAAACTTGTTTGCACCACCCATTTCCAACAAGCTTATCCACCCTCCACTACTCCATGCTCCCCCTTTGCTTCCTTCCATATCCAGAATCAATGGAAAGATGAAAGCTTGCTGCAGGGCCATCTCAACCACATATCCAATGGCTATCACCTCTAGATTCAACCCCTGTTTCATCACTAAAGTGGCTGAACCTAACGCTGACTTAATCGGCGATGAGGATGATGTATTACAGGATCCTAACACACTTTCTCACCTCAAAACTGAACTCTTACAGCAACTCAAAG GAATCAATAGAGGGATTTTTGGAGTCCCATCCTCAAAGAAATCTGACGTTGAAGCTCTGGTGAAGCTGCTAGAATCTCACAATCCAACTCCAGATCCTATCTTGAATCTAGAAAAG GTAGGTGGTTGCTGGAAGCTACTTTATAGTACTATTACAATCTTGGGTTCCAAGAGAACAAAGCTTGGGTTGAGGGATTTCATCACTTTGGGAGAGTTTTTCCAGATCATTGATATTGAAAAG AGCAAAGCAGTTAACGTGATAAAGTTCAATGCCAGAggattgaaattgttaaatgGGAAGCTCACAATTGAAGCTTCCTTCAAGATCGCATCCAAATCA AGAGTTGATGTAAGTTACGATAACTCGACAGTCACTCCTGATCAG CTGTTGAATGTGTTCTCGAAAAATTATGATGTTCTGCTTGCTATCTTCAATCCGGATGGGTGGCTGGAGATAAC GTATGTAGATGACACGATGAGGATAGGGAGAGATGATAAAGAGAACATCTTCATATTAGAAAGATCAGAAGAAGACACAGTCTAG